Proteins co-encoded in one uncultured Bacteroides sp. genomic window:
- a CDS encoding right-handed parallel beta-helix repeat-containing protein, protein MKKSTFLIVCAFFVSLAVSATDVTTGITTNTTFTADKSPYVIVNNISVNNGVTLTIEPGVTVSFNSGRYLHVLGTLNANGATFTGNAGVTKGFWDGIYVSYEYYNEIGSVNLNNCTIEYASNLYVRKGQMTLNKCTLNNFSGSVRISDQGILNIDSTKISNTNFPITYYGDGVINSGKGIVFTDNAYNYVDIDFYSVTHDFHLKNFGYPYYNDNSIQVSETGTLRLDPGVNLQIAHTEIQIHGKLKAIGTKDNPIVFDKTPAASYWAGMNILNSSVDTACIMKNCIFKNAIYDYEYYAAMEIENASPVIDSCRFVGNAYNLLITGVSKPTISNCVFGPSTVANGEARNITMDLNANPEFTNDSIQFNDKEIRAIKIKSADVSGDARLKKISFIGLNNISYCLYDNSTVTDAASLVIDPGVVIKCRYPYSQITGNGTITGIGTVAEPIIFTSIADDTYGNPADSQNDGTQTIGTSTGGRIFLYSTALSKLENWKFNYAGYYSNNWAVYVKNSNIVNKCEIKNSYNAVWFTGNAQVTNNSFVNISQYPIGYSVSTGTPDLQGNTITNVGYTGIQLDGVEDDSPTLKKMNFAGYTNLPYILTHTVTINEGNVLTINPGVVIKSQQSWARAFLINGAVKAIGQKNDKIIFTSIKDDSAWGDTNNDGTGSVPGNSDWYGLEFTGTASDTENILRNCEIRYSGDTYYYQSPIAITDCHVLLDSVKINFSYQCGISILGSANPEIKDCEFYNINWEPINMDMFANPTFTGNNKLANVADIAIRLREGVVSGTVPVRSFAGYNPITYSWYDDALTVNDQLTIPAGLTFKGRGRWNISGKLNIQGTADKPVVFTTLEDDVYGNPKDSQQNGAGTTYNNGGYFIFYDAANDSSTIDHAIFRYSTTIPIQLNNASPTIKNCTFENFGRDGISLAGTSSPVINNCTFNNVSFPFTTSLLTYPSSATGNVISGTTGKAIHVNDETLTQDATLAKRNFAGITNIPYVFSHYTVGTAAKLTVEPGVVSKFQDYGYMNVQNGIIAIGGSTPDSVIVFTSDRDDFYGGDTYNNNDADLPWNYSWQGIYFYNEAIDDNCVLKNCIFKYASYPDSRGAVTLDNASPAIRNCRFDKGYHGIISNNASLPVISDCDFIETEPNRGYAVWNKTASNTVTATNCWFNSATGPKHTSNPSGTGERVSDNVTFTPFITQLAKAELGDVSLNGTINPYDASLILQHAVSNIILNSAQQKVADVSKNGSITAYDASMILQYNVGLIAVFMPSPNMMLRNAPESNLLTDIALAKIQPTQKSGQFTIPVLLTTADQIKSLDMKYSFNPEHIKLISINAGKLNPNITLAQTTLTDNGSLSLSMASAYDLALNQDTIYMIFQLKNPQIKESNFNLINAIANETPVVSSTSNIIIGSEVITGYETVNADKPINIWVDADNINVEYYTQQPVKDLNIRVLDVSGRTLALRNFKEIGLGKQVMQIPLSDLGNSQKGVYVIEVNVDSRNFTKKLVINW, encoded by the coding sequence ATGAAAAAATCTACATTTCTCATCGTTTGCGCTTTCTTTGTTTCGTTGGCTGTCAGTGCAACAGATGTCACAACAGGTATTACCACAAATACTACATTTACGGCTGACAAAAGTCCGTATGTGATTGTGAATAATATCAGTGTAAATAATGGAGTCACTTTGACAATAGAACCCGGAGTAACTGTCAGTTTTAATTCCGGAAGATACCTTCATGTTTTGGGAACATTAAATGCTAACGGAGCCACTTTTACAGGTAATGCTGGTGTAACGAAAGGGTTTTGGGACGGTATTTATGTCTCATACGAATACTATAATGAAATAGGAAGCGTAAATTTAAATAATTGCACGATTGAATATGCTTCCAATTTATATGTGCGGAAAGGTCAGATGACACTGAATAAATGTACGTTGAATAATTTCAGTGGCTCAGTTCGAATTAGCGATCAGGGTATATTGAATATCGATAGCACGAAAATTTCTAATACTAATTTTCCCATCACATATTATGGGGATGGCGTGATAAATTCTGGAAAAGGAATCGTTTTTACAGATAATGCTTATAATTATGTGGATATCGATTTTTACTCTGTGACACATGATTTTCATCTGAAGAATTTTGGATATCCATATTACAATGATAACAGCATCCAGGTTAGTGAAACCGGGACGTTGAGACTTGATCCAGGGGTAAACCTGCAGATAGCTCATACGGAAATACAAATTCACGGAAAACTGAAGGCTATTGGAACAAAAGATAATCCCATTGTTTTTGATAAAACACCGGCGGCTAGTTACTGGGCAGGGATGAATATTCTGAATAGTTCTGTTGATACTGCCTGCATAATGAAAAATTGTATTTTTAAGAATGCAATATACGACTATGAATATTATGCTGCAATGGAAATTGAAAACGCATCGCCTGTTATCGACAGTTGCCGGTTTGTAGGGAATGCCTATAACTTATTGATTACAGGAGTCAGCAAACCAACCATTTCCAATTGTGTGTTTGGACCTTCCACTGTTGCAAACGGAGAAGCACGTAACATCACAATGGATTTGAATGCAAATCCGGAATTTACGAATGATTCCATTCAGTTTAATGACAAAGAGATACGAGCTATAAAAATAAAATCTGCCGATGTGTCAGGTGATGCCCGGCTGAAAAAGATATCTTTCATTGGTTTAAACAATATTTCTTATTGTTTGTATGATAATAGTACTGTTACTGATGCTGCTTCGCTGGTAATAGATCCGGGAGTGGTCATTAAATGCAGATACCCATATTCACAGATTACGGGAAACGGAACCATTACCGGCATTGGTACTGTTGCCGAACCTATCATCTTCACCAGCATTGCAGATGATACCTATGGTAATCCAGCCGATTCTCAGAACGATGGAACACAGACTATAGGTACAAGTACAGGAGGTAGAATATTTCTGTATAGCACAGCACTCTCAAAATTAGAAAACTGGAAATTTAACTATGCCGGATATTATTCAAATAACTGGGCTGTTTACGTTAAGAACAGCAATATTGTGAATAAATGCGAGATTAAAAATTCATATAACGCAGTTTGGTTTACAGGAAATGCTCAGGTAACAAATAATAGTTTTGTAAACATCAGCCAATATCCTATCGGATATTCTGTGAGCACAGGAACTCCGGATCTGCAAGGAAACACGATTACCAATGTGGGATACACCGGTATTCAGCTGGATGGTGTGGAAGACGATTCGCCCACGCTAAAAAAGATGAATTTCGCTGGATATACTAATTTGCCCTACATTCTTACACACACTGTAACTATTAACGAAGGGAATGTTTTAACCATTAATCCGGGAGTTGTAATAAAGTCACAACAAAGTTGGGCACGGGCTTTCTTGATTAATGGGGCGGTAAAAGCTATAGGTCAAAAAAATGATAAGATTATTTTTACTTCCATTAAGGATGACTCAGCCTGGGGCGATACTAATAATGATGGTACAGGGTCAGTGCCCGGTAATTCAGATTGGTATGGGCTAGAGTTTACAGGCACAGCAAGCGATACGGAAAATATTCTGCGGAACTGTGAAATCAGATATTCCGGAGATACCTATTATTATCAGTCTCCAATAGCGATAACAGATTGTCATGTGTTGTTGGATTCAGTAAAAATTAATTTTTCCTATCAATGTGGAATCTCAATTTTGGGGAGTGCTAATCCGGAAATAAAAGATTGCGAATTTTACAATATAAATTGGGAACCCATAAATATGGATATGTTTGCCAATCCTACTTTTACGGGTAACAATAAGCTTGCAAATGTTGCAGATATTGCTATCAGACTTAGGGAAGGGGTAGTAAGCGGAACTGTCCCGGTACGTAGCTTTGCAGGATACAATCCCATTACTTATTCATGGTATGATGATGCCTTGACTGTTAATGACCAATTGACGATCCCTGCCGGACTTACATTTAAAGGTCGCGGACGTTGGAATATAAGCGGAAAATTAAATATTCAGGGTACAGCAGACAAGCCAGTCGTATTTACTACCCTGGAAGATGATGTGTATGGTAATCCCAAAGATTCACAACAAAATGGAGCAGGAACTACTTATAACAACGGTGGCTATTTTATATTTTACGATGCGGCGAATGATTCCAGCACCATCGATCATGCCATTTTCCGTTATTCTACTACAATTCCAATTCAATTAAATAATGCTTCACCTACTATCAAGAACTGCACGTTTGAAAACTTTGGAAGAGATGGAATTTCACTTGCAGGAACAAGTTCACCTGTTATCAATAACTGCACATTTAATAATGTAAGTTTCCCATTTACTACCTCTTTGCTCACTTATCCAAGCTCTGCAACGGGAAATGTCATTTCGGGCACTACCGGCAAAGCCATTCATGTAAACGACGAAACATTAACCCAGGATGCCACTTTAGCAAAACGTAATTTTGCTGGCATAACCAATATTCCATATGTTTTCAGTCATTATACTGTTGGTACAGCTGCAAAGCTTACTGTAGAACCGGGTGTAGTGTCTAAATTCCAGGATTATGGTTATATGAATGTGCAAAACGGGATAATAGCAATCGGTGGTAGTACACCCGATAGTGTTATTGTGTTTACATCAGACCGGGATGATTTCTACGGAGGTGATACTTATAATAATAATGACGCCGATCTGCCCTGGAATTATTCCTGGCAGGGTATCTATTTTTATAACGAAGCTATTGATGATAACTGCGTGTTGAAAAATTGTATTTTCAAATATGCTTCTTATCCCGATTCACGTGGAGCTGTTACGTTAGATAACGCATCGCCTGCCATTCGGAATTGTAGGTTTGATAAAGGCTATCATGGTATAATAAGTAACAATGCTTCGTTACCCGTTATATCAGACTGCGACTTTATAGAAACGGAGCCAAATCGTGGATATGCAGTCTGGAATAAAACGGCAAGTAACACGGTTACAGCCACTAATTGCTGGTTTAACTCTGCCACCGGGCCAAAACACACTTCCAATCCTTCCGGAACAGGCGAACGTGTATCGGATAATGTGACGTTTACCCCCTTTATAACGCAGCTTGCTAAAGCCGAATTGGGCGATGTAAGTTTAAACGGCACAATCAATCCTTACGATGCTTCTCTGATTTTACAACATGCTGTTTCTAATATCATACTAAATTCAGCACAGCAAAAAGTTGCAGATGTTAGCAAAAACGGCTCTATTACTGCATACGATGCATCCATGATTTTGCAATACAACGTTGGACTGATTGCTGTATTTATGCCAAGTCCAAACATGATGCTTCGAAATGCACCCGAAAGCAATTTACTGACAGATATTGCCTTAGCAAAAATACAACCCACTCAAAAGAGCGGACAATTTACTATCCCTGTTTTGCTGACTACAGCAGATCAGATTAAATCTCTTGATATGAAATATTCTTTCAATCCGGAGCATATTAAACTGATTAGTATTAATGCAGGCAAACTGAATCCTAATATAACGTTAGCTCAGACCACGCTAACTGATAATGGCTCGTTGTCACTTTCAATGGCTTCTGCTTACGATCTGGCATTGAACCAAGATACAATTTACATGATTTTCCAATTGAAGAATCCACAAATTAAAGAATCGAATTTTAATTTGATTAATGCAATAGCCAATGAAACTCCTGTTGTATCTAGTACATCAAACATTATTATCGGATCAGAAGTTATCACTGGTTATGAAACAGTCAATGCAGATAAACCGATAAATATTTGGGTCGATGCAGACAATATAAATGTGGAATATTATACTCAACAGCCGGTTAAAGATCTGAATATCCGTGTTCTGGATGTTTCGGGTAGAACTTTAGCTTTACGGAATTTTAAAGAAATAGGTTTAGGGAAACAAGTAATGCAAATTCCGTTGTCTGATTTGGGTAATTCGCAAAAAGGCGTTTATGTGATAGAGGTAAATGTCGATAGTAGAAACTTCACTAAGAAATTGGTAATTAACTGGTAA
- a CDS encoding peptide MFS transporter, with product MLKGHPKGLFVLALANMGERFGYYTMLAIFVLFIQAKFGFEKDACSLIFSSFLALVYFLPLFGGILADRFLGYGKTIILGVVVMFLGYFLLAIPTGVNLMAKVMMFGALGLIAIGTGCFKGNLQALVGNLYDDPKYNSKRDMAFSIFYMCINIGAFFAPSAAGAVYNHFLSKAGLTYEAKIPALAHQFANGTITPEGLQSFKQLAEAQTAGASANLSAFGTNYIDKLSEGYNYGFAVACISLIISMFIFLAFRKYYKSADITAREQEKADKATGQTSHVEELSPAETKQRIVALCLVFAVVIFFWMAFHQNGLTLTWFARDYTNSAVTGLGRIGFRLPAMVMMIVAFYGIFGFTQAKKMGAKIASTVAFVIGAAGAYAYYTGMPEVINITPEIFQQFNPFFIVILTPVAVGLFAMLNSKGKEPSAPRKIGMGMFIAALAFIFMAVGSIGLPTPDAIAATGGVSDVLVSPNMLIGTYFMLTIAELFLSPMGLSFVSRVAPPKYKGLMQGGWLAATAVGNYCVAIIGHLWGIQLWMMWGVLVVLCVLSGTFIFSIMKKLEAVAK from the coding sequence ATGCTAAAAGGACATCCAAAAGGATTATTTGTTCTTGCCCTTGCAAACATGGGTGAACGATTTGGCTACTACACCATGCTGGCTATCTTCGTACTCTTTATCCAGGCTAAGTTTGGCTTCGAGAAAGATGCTTGTAGTCTTATTTTCTCCAGTTTCCTGGCTTTAGTTTACTTCCTTCCACTGTTTGGAGGTATACTTGCCGACCGCTTTCTTGGATATGGAAAAACAATTATCCTGGGAGTTGTTGTTATGTTCCTTGGCTATTTTCTACTGGCCATCCCCACAGGAGTCAACTTAATGGCTAAGGTGATGATGTTTGGTGCATTAGGATTAATCGCTATTGGTACAGGTTGCTTTAAGGGTAATCTGCAGGCATTGGTAGGTAATTTGTACGACGATCCAAAATACAATTCCAAGCGAGACATGGCATTCAGCATCTTCTATATGTGTATCAACATCGGTGCATTCTTTGCTCCGTCGGCTGCAGGTGCTGTTTACAACCATTTCCTGTCAAAAGCTGGTCTCACTTATGAAGCAAAGATCCCGGCATTGGCACATCAGTTTGCAAATGGAACCATTACTCCGGAAGGATTGCAAAGCTTCAAACAGCTTGCCGAAGCACAGACTGCCGGAGCCAGTGCTAATCTTTCAGCTTTTGGAACCAACTATATTGATAAATTATCTGAAGGATATAACTATGGTTTTGCCGTGGCATGTATCTCTCTGATAATCTCCATGTTCATCTTCCTTGCTTTCCGTAAATATTACAAGAGTGCCGATATTACTGCTCGCGAACAGGAAAAGGCCGACAAAGCTACCGGACAGACCTCTCACGTTGAAGAACTCTCTCCTGCAGAAACCAAACAACGTATTGTTGCTCTGTGCCTTGTGTTTGCAGTTGTTATCTTCTTCTGGATGGCATTCCACCAGAACGGATTAACATTAACCTGGTTTGCCCGTGACTATACAAACAGTGCAGTAACAGGATTAGGCCGAATCGGGTTCCGCTTGCCGGCTATGGTAATGATGATTGTTGCATTCTACGGAATCTTTGGGTTTACTCAGGCAAAGAAAATGGGAGCAAAGATAGCAAGTACCGTTGCTTTTGTAATAGGTGCAGCCGGAGCGTATGCTTACTATACAGGCATGCCGGAAGTAATTAATATTACTCCTGAAATTTTCCAGCAGTTCAACCCATTCTTCATTGTCATTCTTACACCGGTGGCTGTAGGCTTGTTTGCCATGCTTAACAGTAAGGGAAAAGAACCATCTGCACCTCGTAAAATTGGTATGGGTATGTTTATTGCTGCCCTTGCCTTTATCTTTATGGCTGTAGGTTCTATAGGTCTGCCTACTCCAGATGCTATTGCGGCAACCGGTGGAGTAAGTGATGTTTTAGTTTCACCAAATATGTTGATTGGAACTTACTTCATGCTTACCATTGCCGAATTGTTCCTTAGTCCGATGGGATTGAGCTTTGTTTCCCGCGTAGCTCCTCCAAAATACAAAGGACTAATGCAAGGTGGCTGGCTGGCTGCAACTGCTGTAGGTAACTACTGCGTTGCCATTATCGGTCACTTGTGGGGCATACAGTTATGGATGATGTGGGGTGTACTGGTTGTACTCTGTGTATTATCAGGAACATTCATCTTCTCAATTATGAAGAAGCTGGAAGCTGTTGCAAAGTAA
- a CDS encoding FKBP-type peptidyl-prolyl cis-trans isomerase — protein MKNQIDSIAYSLGLAQTQGLKNYLINKMEMDTTFMNDFIKGLNEGTKKLDKKENAHLAGIQIGQQIKNQMIKGINKELFGADSTKTINVDNFMAGFIAGTLEKGQKMTLQQAQEYAQKNMEALKNNSLEKTYGANKVAGAKFMAENKLKEGVITTPSGLQYKIVTAGTGEVPKAESKVKVHYKGTMLDGTEFDSSYKRNEPATFEAGQVIKGWTEALTMMPVGSKWILYIPQELAYGSREAGPIKPFSTLVFEVELLSIEK, from the coding sequence ATGAAGAATCAGATTGATTCGATAGCTTACTCTTTAGGACTGGCACAAACACAAGGATTAAAGAATTATTTAATCAACAAAATGGAAATGGATACCACTTTCATGAATGACTTTATTAAAGGACTGAATGAAGGTACTAAGAAGTTAGACAAGAAAGAAAATGCCCATCTTGCAGGGATTCAGATTGGTCAGCAGATCAAGAACCAAATGATTAAAGGTATCAATAAAGAATTATTTGGTGCAGATTCAACAAAAACAATCAATGTAGATAACTTTATGGCTGGTTTCATTGCAGGAACTTTGGAAAAAGGTCAAAAGATGACATTACAGCAGGCACAGGAATATGCTCAAAAGAATATGGAAGCTTTGAAAAACAATTCTTTAGAAAAAACTTACGGAGCAAACAAAGTGGCCGGAGCAAAATTCATGGCTGAGAACAAACTCAAAGAGGGAGTGATAACTACTCCTAGTGGATTGCAATATAAAATTGTAACAGCAGGAACAGGTGAAGTTCCTAAAGCAGAGAGTAAAGTGAAAGTTCATTATAAAGGAACTATGCTTGACGGAACAGAGTTTGACAGTTCTTATAAACGAAACGAACCAGCTACTTTTGAAGCAGGTCAGGTAATCAAAGGATGGACCGAAGCTTTGACCATGATGCCTGTTGGTTCTAAATGGATTCTTTATATTCCTCAAGAACTGGCTTACGGTTCTAGAGAAGCTGGTCCTATCAAACCATTTTCAACACTGGTTTTTGAAGTTGAACTACTTAGTATTGAAAAATAA
- the ybaK gene encoding Cys-tRNA(Pro) deacylase — protein MKINKTNAARLLDKAKIAYELIPYEVDESDLSAVHVAAELGENIDHVFKTLVLHGDKTGYFVCVVPGEKEVNLKLAAKVSGNKSCDMIPMKELLPTTGYIRGACSPIGMKKHFPTYFHHTCLQYPHIYVSAGQRGLQIKVDPRDIVKEARGEVCTLFTEE, from the coding sequence ATGAAAATAAATAAAACAAATGCGGCACGTTTGCTGGATAAGGCAAAAATAGCTTATGAACTGATTCCTTATGAAGTGGATGAAAGCGATCTGAGTGCTGTACATGTGGCCGCAGAATTAGGAGAGAACATAGATCATGTTTTTAAAACGCTGGTACTTCATGGCGATAAAACCGGCTATTTTGTTTGTGTGGTTCCAGGTGAGAAAGAGGTTAACCTGAAACTGGCTGCAAAGGTTTCCGGAAATAAAAGTTGTGATATGATTCCCATGAAGGAGCTGCTGCCTACTACAGGATACATTCGTGGTGCATGTTCTCCTATAGGGATGAAAAAACATTTCCCTACTTATTTTCACCACACTTGTCTGCAATACCCGCATATCTATGTGAGTGCGGGCCAAAGAGGTTTACAGATCAAAGTTGATCCCAGAGATATAGTTAAGGAAGCGAGGGGAGAGGTCTGCACCCTTTTTACAGAAGAATAA
- the uvrA gene encoding excinuclease ABC subunit UvrA — MTEKKDQVSVYGARVHNLKNIDVNIPRNSLTVITGLSGSGKSSLAFDTIFAEGQRRYIETFSTYARNFLGNMERPDVDKITGLSPVISIEQKTTNKNPRSTVGTTTEIYDYLRLLYARAGEAYSYLSGEKMVKYTEEQILNLILNDYKGKRIYMLAPLVKSRKGHYKELFEQIRKKGYLHVRVDGDIKEIMHGMKLDRYKNHDIEVVIDKMVVGDKDDKRLKQSVTTAMLQGEGLIMILDAQTLSVRHYSKRLMCPVTGLSYREPAPHNFSFNSPQGACPKCKGLGVVSKIDIDKIIPDKNLSIYEGGIVPLGKHRNIMIFWQIISILEKYDAKLKTPIKDLPEDAIDEILNGSDERIKIDRSLIGSSSDYFMSFEGVIKYIMMMQEKDASATAQKWADQFSVTAACPECKGAKLNKEALHFRIHDKNINELSSMDISELNEWLMTVEQFLSEKQKKIAVEILKEIRTRLKFLLDVGLEYISLKRASATLSGGESQRIRLATQIGSQLVNVLYILDEPSIGLHQRDNMKLINSLKALRDSGNSVIVVEHDRDMMLAADYVVDMGPKAGRLGGEVVFSGTPEEMLKTNTLTSRYLNGTMKIEIPSKRREGNGLALTLKGARGNNLKGVDVEFPLGKLICVTGVSGSGKSSLINNTLQPILSQKFYHSLQDPLPYDSIEGIENIDKVVNVDQSPLGKTPRSNPATYTGVFSDIRSLFVGLPEAKIRGYKPGRFSFNVSGGRCEACSGNGYKTIEMNFLPDVYVPCEVCHGKRYNRETLEVRFKGKSIADVLDMTISRAVEFFENVPQILNKIKVLEEVGLGYIRLGQPSTTLSGGESQRVKLATELAKRDTGKTLYILDEPTTGLHFEDIRVLMGVLNKLVDKGNSIIVIEHNLDVIKMADYIIDMGPEGGKGGGELLCCGTPEEVALCTKGYTPMFLKKELEQ; from the coding sequence ATGACTGAAAAAAAAGATCAAGTAAGTGTGTACGGTGCGCGCGTACATAATTTAAAAAATATAGATGTAAATATACCTCGTAACAGCCTCACGGTAATAACCGGATTAAGCGGAAGTGGTAAATCTTCATTAGCGTTTGATACTATATTTGCGGAAGGGCAACGAAGGTATATTGAGACTTTTTCTACTTATGCACGAAACTTTCTAGGCAATATGGAGCGTCCGGATGTTGATAAGATCACCGGACTAAGCCCTGTTATTTCCATTGAGCAAAAGACCACGAACAAGAATCCTCGTTCTACGGTGGGAACTACCACGGAAATATACGATTATCTTCGTCTGCTTTATGCAAGGGCAGGAGAAGCATACTCTTATCTTTCAGGGGAAAAGATGGTGAAGTATACCGAAGAACAGATTCTGAATCTGATTCTAAATGATTATAAAGGGAAAAGAATCTACATGCTTGCTCCGCTGGTTAAATCCAGGAAAGGGCATTACAAAGAACTTTTTGAGCAAATCCGGAAAAAAGGGTATCTGCATGTCCGGGTTGACGGTGATATCAAAGAGATTATGCATGGCATGAAGCTCGACCGCTACAAGAATCACGATATTGAAGTAGTTATTGATAAAATGGTGGTGGGAGACAAAGACGACAAGCGGTTGAAGCAAAGCGTAACTACTGCCATGTTGCAGGGAGAGGGACTAATAATGATTCTGGATGCTCAGACATTGAGCGTTCGTCATTATAGCAAACGGCTGATGTGCCCTGTTACAGGATTGTCTTACCGAGAACCGGCTCCGCATAACTTCTCATTCAATTCTCCTCAGGGGGCATGTCCTAAATGTAAAGGACTTGGGGTAGTCAGTAAGATTGATATCGATAAGATTATTCCCGATAAGAATCTCTCAATTTATGAGGGTGGTATTGTTCCACTTGGGAAACATCGGAACATTATGATATTCTGGCAGATAATCTCTATTCTTGAAAAGTATGACGCTAAACTGAAAACACCTATCAAGGATCTTCCGGAAGATGCAATTGATGAAATTTTAAATGGGTCGGATGAAAGAATAAAGATAGACCGAAGCCTCATAGGATCCTCTTCAGATTATTTCATGTCCTTTGAGGGTGTGATAAAGTATATTATGATGATGCAGGAAAAGGATGCATCTGCCACTGCTCAGAAATGGGCGGACCAGTTTTCTGTAACGGCTGCCTGCCCGGAATGTAAAGGAGCAAAACTGAATAAAGAAGCATTGCATTTCCGCATTCATGATAAGAATATCAATGAACTTTCGTCCATGGATATATCGGAACTGAATGAATGGTTAATGACAGTGGAACAGTTCCTTAGTGAAAAGCAAAAGAAGATAGCTGTTGAGATACTGAAAGAGATCCGTACCCGGCTGAAGTTCCTGCTTGATGTAGGATTGGAATATATTTCACTTAAACGCGCTTCGGCTACTTTATCCGGAGGTGAAAGTCAACGTATCCGTTTGGCTACTCAGATTGGATCTCAGCTGGTGAATGTGTTATACATCTTAGATGAACCGAGTATCGGATTGCATCAAAGAGATAATATGAAACTAATAAATTCCTTAAAGGCATTGCGTGACTCGGGTAACTCAGTTATCGTTGTGGAACATGATAGAGATATGATGCTCGCAGCAGATTATGTGGTCGATATGGGGCCTAAGGCTGGACGCCTGGGTGGAGAAGTAGTCTTTTCCGGAACTCCGGAAGAGATGCTTAAGACAAATACACTTACTTCCCGTTATCTGAATGGGACGATGAAAATAGAGATACCTTCAAAGAGAAGAGAAGGGAACGGGTTAGCTCTTACTCTGAAAGGAGCCAGAGGAAATAACCTGAAGGGTGTTGACGTTGAATTTCCTTTAGGCAAGTTGATTTGTGTTACAGGTGTATCAGGAAGTGGAAAATCTTCATTGATTAATAACACTTTGCAGCCCATTCTTTCGCAGAAATTCTATCATTCATTGCAAGATCCGTTGCCTTATGATTCAATAGAAGGCATAGAAAATATTGATAAGGTTGTAAATGTGGACCAGTCTCCTTTGGGAAAGACTCCCCGTTCAAATCCTGCTACCTATACCGGTGTCTTTTCTGATATCCGTTCCTTGTTTGTAGGATTACCCGAAGCAAAGATCAGGGGATACAAACCGGGGCGTTTCTCATTTAATGTATCCGGCGGACGGTGCGAAGCTTGTTCTGGAAATGGATATAAAACAATCGAAATGAATTTTCTTCCGGATGTCTATGTTCCCTGTGAAGTATGCCACGGGAAACGATATAATCGTGAAACACTGGAGGTTCGCTTTAAAGGAAAGTCTATTGCCGATGTACTGGATATGACGATCAGCCGTGCCGTGGAGTTCTTTGAAAATGTTCCGCAGATATTGAATAAGATAAAGGTACTAGAGGAAGTAGGTTTGGGATATATCAGATTGGGACAACCTTCAACCACACTTTCCGGTGGAGAAAGTCAGCGGGTAAAACTTGCTACAGAGCTTGCCAAACGAGATACCGGGAAAACATTGTATATTCTCGATGAACCAACAACCGGACTCCATTTTGAGGATATCCGGGTATTAATGGGTGTGTTGAATAAGCTGGTAGATAAAGGAAACAGCATCATTGTAATTGAACATAATCTGGATGTGATAAAGATGGCTGATTATATTATTGACATGGGACCGGAAGGAGGAAAGGGTGGAGGAGAACTTCTTTGCTGTGGCACTCCAGAAGAAGTGGCTCTGTGTACAAAAGGATATACGCCAATGTTTTTGAAGAAAGAATTAGAACAATGA